Proteins found in one Mustela lutreola isolate mMusLut2 chromosome 10, mMusLut2.pri, whole genome shotgun sequence genomic segment:
- the NECAP2 gene encoding adaptin ear-binding coat-associated protein 2 isoform X2: MEEGEYESVLCVKPEVHVYRIPPRATNRGYRAAEWQLDQPSWSGRLRITAKGQVAYIKLEDRTSGELFAQAPVDQFPGTAVESVTDSSRYFVIRIEDGNGRRAFIGIGFVDRGDAFDFNVALQDHFKWVKQQCEFAKQAQNPDQGPKLDLGFKEGQTIKLNIANMKKKEGAAGTPRARPASTGGLSLLPPPPGGKTSTLIPPPGEQVSVGGSLVQTAVGPSSVGGATVSWPQPRPATTATTDIWGDFTKSTGSTSSQTQPGTGWVQF; encoded by the exons ATGGAGGAGGGAGAGTACGAGTCGGTGCTCTGTGTCAAGCCGGAGGTCCACGTCTACCGCATCCCGCCGCGAGCCACCAACCGTGGTTACAG GGCCGCGGAGTGGCAGCTGGACCAGCCATCATGGAGTGGCCGGCTGCGGATCACTGCAAAAGGGCAGGTGGCCTACATCAAGCTGGAGGACAGGACCTCAG GGGAGCTCTTTGCTCAGGCCCCAGTGGATCAGTTTCCTGGCACGGCCGTCGAGAGCGTGACGGATTCCAGCAGGTACTTCGTTATCCGCATCGAAGATGGAAACG GGCGCCGGGCATTTATTGGAATTGGCTTCGTGGACCGAGGCGATGCCTTTGACTTCAATGTTGCGCTGCAGGACCACTTCAA GTGGGTGAAACAGCAGTGTGAATTTGCGAAACAGGCCCAGAACCCAGACCAGGGCCCCAAGTTGGACCTAGGCTTCAAAGAGGGCCAGACCATCAAGCTCAACATCGCG AAcatgaagaagaaggaaggagcagCTGGGACCCCCCGAGCACGGCCTGCCAGCACAGGAGgactgagcctgcttcccccaccccccgggggaAAAACCTCCACCCTGATCCCTCCCCCTGGGGAGCAGGTATCTGTGGGGGGATCACTCGTCCAGACAGCGGTTGGTCCCAGTTCAG TAGGAGGGGCCACTGTATCCTGGCCGCAACCCAGGCCTGCCACGACTGCCACCACCGACATCTGGGGAGACTTTACCAAATCCACAGG gtCGACTTCCAGCCAGACTCAACCAGGTACAGGCTGGGTCCAGTTCTGA
- the NECAP2 gene encoding adaptin ear-binding coat-associated protein 2 isoform X3, with the protein MEEGEYESVLCVKPEVHVYRIPPRATNRGYRAAEWQLDQPSWSGRLRITAKGQVAYIKLEDRTSGELFAQAPVDQFPGTAVESVTDSSRYFVIRIEDGNGRRAFIGIGFVDRGDAFDFNVALQDHFKWVKQQCEFAKQAQNPDQGPKLDLGFKEGQTIKLNIANMKKKEGAAGTPRARPASTGGLSLLPPPPGGKTSTLIPPPGEQVSVGGSLVQTAVGPSSGGATVSWPQPRPATTATTDIWGDFTKSTGSTSSQTQPGTGWVQF; encoded by the exons ATGGAGGAGGGAGAGTACGAGTCGGTGCTCTGTGTCAAGCCGGAGGTCCACGTCTACCGCATCCCGCCGCGAGCCACCAACCGTGGTTACAG GGCCGCGGAGTGGCAGCTGGACCAGCCATCATGGAGTGGCCGGCTGCGGATCACTGCAAAAGGGCAGGTGGCCTACATCAAGCTGGAGGACAGGACCTCAG GGGAGCTCTTTGCTCAGGCCCCAGTGGATCAGTTTCCTGGCACGGCCGTCGAGAGCGTGACGGATTCCAGCAGGTACTTCGTTATCCGCATCGAAGATGGAAACG GGCGCCGGGCATTTATTGGAATTGGCTTCGTGGACCGAGGCGATGCCTTTGACTTCAATGTTGCGCTGCAGGACCACTTCAA GTGGGTGAAACAGCAGTGTGAATTTGCGAAACAGGCCCAGAACCCAGACCAGGGCCCCAAGTTGGACCTAGGCTTCAAAGAGGGCCAGACCATCAAGCTCAACATCGCG AAcatgaagaagaaggaaggagcagCTGGGACCCCCCGAGCACGGCCTGCCAGCACAGGAGgactgagcctgcttcccccaccccccgggggaAAAACCTCCACCCTGATCCCTCCCCCTGGGGAGCAGGTATCTGTGGGGGGATCACTCGTCCAGACAGCGGTTGGTCCCAGTTCAG GAGGGGCCACTGTATCCTGGCCGCAACCCAGGCCTGCCACGACTGCCACCACCGACATCTGGGGAGACTTTACCAAATCCACAGG gtCGACTTCCAGCCAGACTCAACCAGGTACAGGCTGGGTCCAGTTCTGA
- the NECAP2 gene encoding adaptin ear-binding coat-associated protein 2 isoform X4, with translation MEEGEYESVLCVKPEVHVYRIPPRATNRGYRAAEWQLDQPSWSGRLRITAKGQVAYIKLEDRTSGELFAQAPVDQFPGTAVESVTDSSRYFVIRIEDGNGRRAFIGIGFVDRGDAFDFNVALQDHFKWVKQQCEFAKQAQNPDQGPKLDLGFKEGQTIKLNIANMKKKEGAAGTPRARPASTGGLSLLPPPPGGKTSTLIPPPGEQVSVGGSLVQTAVGPSSGAWTGICVPNGVWILTTAGELLSQAFPWSLAHV, from the exons ATGGAGGAGGGAGAGTACGAGTCGGTGCTCTGTGTCAAGCCGGAGGTCCACGTCTACCGCATCCCGCCGCGAGCCACCAACCGTGGTTACAG GGCCGCGGAGTGGCAGCTGGACCAGCCATCATGGAGTGGCCGGCTGCGGATCACTGCAAAAGGGCAGGTGGCCTACATCAAGCTGGAGGACAGGACCTCAG GGGAGCTCTTTGCTCAGGCCCCAGTGGATCAGTTTCCTGGCACGGCCGTCGAGAGCGTGACGGATTCCAGCAGGTACTTCGTTATCCGCATCGAAGATGGAAACG GGCGCCGGGCATTTATTGGAATTGGCTTCGTGGACCGAGGCGATGCCTTTGACTTCAATGTTGCGCTGCAGGACCACTTCAA GTGGGTGAAACAGCAGTGTGAATTTGCGAAACAGGCCCAGAACCCAGACCAGGGCCCCAAGTTGGACCTAGGCTTCAAAGAGGGCCAGACCATCAAGCTCAACATCGCG AAcatgaagaagaaggaaggagcagCTGGGACCCCCCGAGCACGGCCTGCCAGCACAGGAGgactgagcctgcttcccccaccccccgggggaAAAACCTCCACCCTGATCCCTCCCCCTGGGGAGCAGGTATCTGTGGGGGGATCACTCGTCCAGACAGCGGTTGGTCCCAGTTCAG GAGCGTGGACAGGAATCTGTGTTCCTAACGGTGTTTGGATCCTCACCACGGCGGGAGAACTATTATCTCAGGCCTTCCCTTGGTCGCTGGCGCATGTTTAA
- the NECAP2 gene encoding adaptin ear-binding coat-associated protein 2 isoform X1, translating to MEEGEYESVLCVKPEVHVYRIPPRATNRGYRAAEWQLDQPSWSGRLRITAKGQVAYIKLEDRTSGELFAQAPVDQFPGTAVESVTDSSRYFVIRIEDGNGRRAFIGIGFVDRGDAFDFNVALQDHFKWVKQQCEFAKQAQNPDQGPKLDLGFKEGQTIKLNIANMKKKEGAAGTPRARPASTGGLSLLPPPPGGKTSTLIPPPGEQVSVGGSLVQTAVGPSSGRLPARLNQVQAGSSSDLSVAPLFPHTISGKKPRHLGQRKEDEALPGQPLFGARLSPLLLS from the exons ATGGAGGAGGGAGAGTACGAGTCGGTGCTCTGTGTCAAGCCGGAGGTCCACGTCTACCGCATCCCGCCGCGAGCCACCAACCGTGGTTACAG GGCCGCGGAGTGGCAGCTGGACCAGCCATCATGGAGTGGCCGGCTGCGGATCACTGCAAAAGGGCAGGTGGCCTACATCAAGCTGGAGGACAGGACCTCAG GGGAGCTCTTTGCTCAGGCCCCAGTGGATCAGTTTCCTGGCACGGCCGTCGAGAGCGTGACGGATTCCAGCAGGTACTTCGTTATCCGCATCGAAGATGGAAACG GGCGCCGGGCATTTATTGGAATTGGCTTCGTGGACCGAGGCGATGCCTTTGACTTCAATGTTGCGCTGCAGGACCACTTCAA GTGGGTGAAACAGCAGTGTGAATTTGCGAAACAGGCCCAGAACCCAGACCAGGGCCCCAAGTTGGACCTAGGCTTCAAAGAGGGCCAGACCATCAAGCTCAACATCGCG AAcatgaagaagaaggaaggagcagCTGGGACCCCCCGAGCACGGCCTGCCAGCACAGGAGgactgagcctgcttcccccaccccccgggggaAAAACCTCCACCCTGATCCCTCCCCCTGGGGAGCAGGTATCTGTGGGGGGATCACTCGTCCAGACAGCGGTTGGTCCCAGTTCAG gtCGACTTCCAGCCAGACTCAACCAGGTACAGGCTGGGTCCAGTTCTGATCTGAGTGTAGCCCCCCTTTTTCCTCATACAATTTCTGGAAAGAAGCCACGTCACCTGGGCCAAAGGAAGGAGGACGAAGCACTCCCCGGCCAGCCTCTGTTTGGAGCAcgactctctcctctcctcctcagcTGA
- the NECAP2 gene encoding adaptin ear-binding coat-associated protein 2 isoform X5 — protein MEEGEYESVLCVKPEVHVYRIPPRATNRGYRAAEWQLDQPSWSGRLRITAKGQVAYIKLEDRTSGELFAQAPVDQFPGTAVESVTDSSRYFVIRIEDGNGRRAFIGIGFVDRGDAFDFNVALQDHFKWVKQQCEFAKQAQNPDQGPKLDLGFKEGQTIKLNIAEGPLYPGRNPGLPRLPPPTSGETLPNPQGRLPARLNQVQAGSSSDLSVAPLFPHTISGKKPRHLGQRKEDEALPGQPLFGARLSPLLLS, from the exons ATGGAGGAGGGAGAGTACGAGTCGGTGCTCTGTGTCAAGCCGGAGGTCCACGTCTACCGCATCCCGCCGCGAGCCACCAACCGTGGTTACAG GGCCGCGGAGTGGCAGCTGGACCAGCCATCATGGAGTGGCCGGCTGCGGATCACTGCAAAAGGGCAGGTGGCCTACATCAAGCTGGAGGACAGGACCTCAG GGGAGCTCTTTGCTCAGGCCCCAGTGGATCAGTTTCCTGGCACGGCCGTCGAGAGCGTGACGGATTCCAGCAGGTACTTCGTTATCCGCATCGAAGATGGAAACG GGCGCCGGGCATTTATTGGAATTGGCTTCGTGGACCGAGGCGATGCCTTTGACTTCAATGTTGCGCTGCAGGACCACTTCAA GTGGGTGAAACAGCAGTGTGAATTTGCGAAACAGGCCCAGAACCCAGACCAGGGCCCCAAGTTGGACCTAGGCTTCAAAGAGGGCCAGACCATCAAGCTCAACATCGCG GAGGGGCCACTGTATCCTGGCCGCAACCCAGGCCTGCCACGACTGCCACCACCGACATCTGGGGAGACTTTACCAAATCCACAGG gtCGACTTCCAGCCAGACTCAACCAGGTACAGGCTGGGTCCAGTTCTGATCTGAGTGTAGCCCCCCTTTTTCCTCATACAATTTCTGGAAAGAAGCCACGTCACCTGGGCCAAAGGAAGGAGGACGAAGCACTCCCCGGCCAGCCTCTGTTTGGAGCAcgactctctcctctcctcctcagcTGA
- the NECAP2 gene encoding adaptin ear-binding coat-associated protein 2 isoform X6 — MEEGEYESVLCVKPEVHVYRIPPRATNRGYRAAEWQLDQPSWSGRLRITAKGQVAYIKLEDRTSGELFAQAPVDQFPGTAVESVTDSSRYFVIRIEDGNGRRAFIGIGFVDRGDAFDFNVALQDHFKWVKQQCEFAKQAQNPDQGPKLDLGFKEGQTIKLNIAVDFQPDSTRYRLGPVLI; from the exons ATGGAGGAGGGAGAGTACGAGTCGGTGCTCTGTGTCAAGCCGGAGGTCCACGTCTACCGCATCCCGCCGCGAGCCACCAACCGTGGTTACAG GGCCGCGGAGTGGCAGCTGGACCAGCCATCATGGAGTGGCCGGCTGCGGATCACTGCAAAAGGGCAGGTGGCCTACATCAAGCTGGAGGACAGGACCTCAG GGGAGCTCTTTGCTCAGGCCCCAGTGGATCAGTTTCCTGGCACGGCCGTCGAGAGCGTGACGGATTCCAGCAGGTACTTCGTTATCCGCATCGAAGATGGAAACG GGCGCCGGGCATTTATTGGAATTGGCTTCGTGGACCGAGGCGATGCCTTTGACTTCAATGTTGCGCTGCAGGACCACTTCAA GTGGGTGAAACAGCAGTGTGAATTTGCGAAACAGGCCCAGAACCCAGACCAGGGCCCCAAGTTGGACCTAGGCTTCAAAGAGGGCCAGACCATCAAGCTCAACATCGCG gtCGACTTCCAGCCAGACTCAACCAGGTACAGGCTGGGTCCAGTTCTGATCTGA